The region TTGCTATATTGACACAGTTGTTCCATAAGTTAATCTCTAATGTTTCAACAGCAGTGGTTACGCTTGTTCCAATTGTAATTAGTATAGCCGCAAATGCAAATGTAGATCCAATGATTCTTGGCTTTACCGCAGGATTAACCAGTCTCTATGGATTTATTTTAGTTGTTGAAACTATGCCTAACCTATTAGTTCATAGCTCAGGCATGATCGATCAAAAAGACTTTCTGAAACCTGGTTTATATGCAACAATAGTATCTACTGTGGCTATTATTATAATGGCGTGTACGTGGTGGAGATGGATTGGATTGGTTTAGATTAGTGTGTATTCCCCATTTGTTAATCTACGGAATAGGGGATAAGAGAGTTATGTGTTGATTACAGGGTATACGATATCTCTCTCAAAGCGTGAAGAAATGCGATGTAAAAATCTGACTAGGACGTTTTTGAGTTATGTAGGGTTCATTATATGGGGGATTAGGGTAGCCCGTTTAGCGGAGTAGATGTTTTTTTATAAGGTACTATTAAATTTGGAAATATGAAAAAGTTACCAAACAGTTCAATTAGAGTATTAATATTTTTTATTTTCGTTAAATTAGCATTGACATTAATCTGAATTTTGTTTATTATTATACTGTATCCAGGATGCGACATCCGGATAGATAAAAATATAGGTGATACCACTTCTTTTGAAAGGAGGGTGAAAATGGAAGGATTGACAGTTTCCCAGCCTTTATATCAACAAGTATATGAAGGCATTAAACGATCAATTTTAAAAGGAGATTTTCAACCGGGTGAAAAAGTAGTCGCTGCAAAATTGGCTGAAAAATACAAAATTAGTCGTACTCCATTGCGTGAAGCACTTAGGCAATTAGAAATTGAAGGGTTGCTTGTGCAAGGACGTTTAGGATTACATGTGGTTAAACTAGATTCTGAAGACTTTCAAGAATTATACGAGTGCCGTTTAATACTTGAAACAGAAATTATAAAGATGGCTGTAGATAAAATTACAGACAAACAGCTTGGCGAAATGAACGATTTACTTAACAAAGCTGATCAAGTATTAGAGAAACGAGGGTACTTGCAACTTTTGGAGTTGAACACGATTTTTCACGAAAAAATATTTGAAGCTAGTCCAAATAAACGTATAGTTAATTTAGTACAGCAAGTTCGAACTTTTTTGCTCATTTACCGTGCGAATATACTAAGGGACTATCAACGCAATTATGATATTAATTGGGAACATAGGAAAATATATGAGGCATTGGTTGAAAGGAATCGAAGTAAAGCAGTCAAAACGATTGAAATGCATATAAAAAATGATCTAATAAGGGGACTTGGGATTATTATAGAATAAGAAAATAAGGTAGGATATCTCCAAACTACTAATAAAGAGACATCCAACCTAAATATGTGTAGGTCTTAATGATATCAAAGTTTCAAGGCATCGGCAAATTTTGAATGTGTTTAGAGTAAAAGTTTATAAAAATTTTGAGGTGATAATAGTGGAACCGATAAAAGGTTTAAAAGTATTGGATTTATCCCAAATTATGGCTGGGCCGTACTGTACGATGGTCCTTTCCGATCTTGGAGCTGAAGTTACAAAGATAGAAAAAATAAATGGCGGTGATGATTCACGTCAGATGGGTCCCTATGTAGAAGGAGAATCCACTTGTTTTTTTCAAATTAATAGAAATAAGAAGAGCCTGGCGTTGAATTTAAAAAGCCAGGAAGGAAAAGAAGTCTTTTATAAACTTGCCAAAAAGGCAGATGTCATTGTTGAAAATTTTCGGCCCGGTGTCACCAAATCACTAATGATTGATTATCAGACAATAAAGGAATTAAACTCCGGGATTATCTACTGTTCTATCTCGGGTTACGGTCAGACCGGACCTTATTCTCATAAAGGTGGTTTTGATTTAGTAGCCCAAGGAATGACAGGACTAATGGATATGACTGGAGTGAAAGGAGGAAGACCAATGAAGGCAGGAATTGCCGTGTATGACATAGGGGCAGGGATAACGGCGAGTTATGCTATCTTAGCAGCTTATGTTCACAAAATGAAAACGGGAAAAGGCCAACTTGTTGATGTTTCTTTGGCCGAAGTAGGTCTCCCATGGTTTGCATGGGAAGCGGCATCCTATTTTTCAAAAGGAACTATACCTGAACCAACCGGTTGGCGCCATCGTGTTTCAGCACCGTATCAGGCTGTTCAGACAAAAGATGGGTATATGATATTAGGTTGTGCTAATCAAAGAACGTGGGAGAAATTCGCTAGAGACGTTGCGGGAAAAGAGGAATGGATTGATGACCCCCGTTACAAAACGAATCTTCTCCGACATGAACATGTAGAAGAACTTGAGAGGGACATTGAAACCGTACTTATGACAGAGGAGAAAGCTTATTGGCTGGAAGCATGTGACAAGGCGGGGGTTCCGGCTGGTCCAATCAATAACTTTGCAGAAGCTGTAGAAGATCCACATTATCGGGCGCGAGACATGATTCAGGAAGTAGAGCACCCAATTATGGGACGCATGAAAACGATTGGTATTCCGACTAAGTTTTCAGAAACACCAGGTACTATTAATACTGCATCTCCATTACATGGAGAACACACAGTAGAGATTTTGAAGAAATTAGGATATGGTGACGACGAAATTATGGAGATGGAGGATAAAGGTTTAATTAAGCTACAAGACGGTACTTTATTAAGAAAGTAGAATTTATGTAAACGTTTTATTTTAATCGAATCTATCAGTAAACTAAAAGATCACATCTGAAATACGTAGAGCTGTGAACGAGAACGGTCAATAACTATTTGGTCGAAGCCTAACCATAGCAAAATTGGCCGTCCTATACTTTGTCACTCCTTGGTGATTGCTGTATGGGAACGGCACCCTTCAATGGGAACTTACGACGTGATTGTCCATGGTATGCCAGATGTGCGAATAGATCCTAATGGTCCGAATTCTTAATTTTCCCCACTGTACATAAAAACAGTACTGTGGACAAAAACAATGTCTAGGTGATGAACTTTAGTGATTCTCAGAAAAAGGAATTCTATCTTTGTTTTAGAGAGAACAATTTATTTTAAAGTATTAATTTTTGTCTTGACAAGTGGGCACATTTCACATATTAAACCAATTGTAGTAATTCAATTAGGAATTTATTGGTCGTTGGGGTGGATTAGATGTCAACCATTTATGTTCTGTTAGTTCTGTTTATAGTTATTATTGCTATGATTTTCTTTATATCTGTAGTAAAGCTTCATCCTGTAATAAGTATTCTTTTAGCAGCTATTGCACTTGGTATTGGTTTAAAAATACCATGGGGAGAGCTTGAAGGTGTTATCAATTCTGGTTTTGCTTCTACAATTGAAGACATTGCTATTGTAATTGTATTAGGATCTTTACTGGGAAAAATACTTGAGGAGACTGGTGCAGCATATAAACTAACGAATTCTACTGTGAATATGGTCGGGGAAAAACGAGTGATATGGGCTATAGGAATTAGTTCCCTAATTTTGGGAATCCCAATATTTGCGGATACGGTGGTAATACTTTTAATCCCAGTAGTTTCGATTCTCGCACAAAAAACCGGAAGGTCTATGATGTCTTATGGGGGCGCATTATATATAGGTGCTCTCGTAACCTCATCACTCGTTCCTCCGACCCCTGGCCCCATAGCAGCTGCTGCCTTATTAGGTACGCAACTTTCTGAGGCAATTCTATGGGGAACTATAGTCGCGGTACCAAGTGTTCTTGTTGCTGTAGCTTATTGTAATATATTAAAAGAAAAGGTGTTACCAAAAAAAGAGTATTTAAGCGCAAATAATTACAGTGAAGAAAAGCTTCCGAAATTAACAAGTTCTTTAGCGCCAATATTTCTCCCTTTGATTCTTATAGTTGGGAATAATGTTATTAATACTCTAAATCCAGAAACCACCTTTGCAAACTTTTTCTCATTTATTGGCTCCCCACTTGCCGCATTGTTATCAGGATGCATACTGTCCTTGATTTTAACAGGGAAGAAGTGGAAATCAAAAGAAGTATTAAATGATTGGGTGGAAAGTAGCCTTAGCACAGCAGCTATGCCGATTGTGGTGACAGGTATGGGGGGAGCATTGGCGGAATTCATTAAGGAATCTGGAGTTGCTGAGAATATTGGGGAAATCGTTGGGAATGCAAATTTTCCTGGTATATTGATACCTATTATTATTGCAGCATTAATTCATGTTATTACCGGATCAAATACTTTAGGTGTAATGACTGCTGCTGCACTTGTTGAACCGATGTTAGGTGGATTTGGTATTTCATCTCTCGCTGCTTTTCTCGGTTGTGGAACAGGTGCACTTATGTTTAAACATACAAATTCCAGTGGTTTTTGGGTAACAGTGACGCTCTCGAATATGAACGTGAAACAGGGTATAAAAAGTGTAAGTGTGGGTTCTACAATTGCCGGAGGGGTTGGTGCTGTGATTACAATAGTTCTTCATTATACAGGAGTTATTTGATTGGGAGGAGGTAGTAATATTTTTTGCCTATTGTTTGGCGAAATAATATGATTTATCAAGTTAAGGCATCATATGGGAGACGGTAAAACTTGTGTAATAGGGATAGCATCTGCTTCAGGATTAAAATTCATCATGAAAAATATCACCCTTAAACACAACTACTTATGGTACAGTACACCTAATCATACAAGTCTTTGATGATGGGGTCTCCAAATTCATAATTGGCCTGGGGGATCAACGACAAATTGGAGGGATCCTCAGGCCCTTGGAACCTAGATAATAAGGATAAACAGTTTAAGTATGGGGGAGCCAAACTAAATAATGTTTGCAAGATTGATTAGAGTAGCTTTGATAATTTATTATAGTAATTTCTCAGTTGCTACTGATACCAGAACCCATTAGAAATAGAACCTTATACGTGTCGGACCGCGAGAAGATGCTAAAAAATGGATGACGAATTACTAGACAGAAATCTGGCCTCCGCGGATTTGGTCAAAGATGAAGAGCTGTTATATGTCGATCTTGTGATAAATGAGAAGAGCAGGTAGATGGGACATCAGGAAAGAATTCACTAGGTATTGCTAAAGCGGCTAAAAAAGATGGTTCCGACATTAATGGGCCTGTTGGAAATGAAATCAAAAAGCTTTTTTGGTTTTGCCAGTATAAAAAGTATAATTAATAAACCATGTCTTTAGATGAGGCTACTAAAAATACTTCAAATTTATTGAAAATAAGTACTGAACAAGTCAGAACTTATTTTTATGATCAGTTACATAAAACAGGATTAAGACAAATAACGATTGAAATGAAAGTAATCACTATTTGGTTAAATTAACAACGAGTAATCTATCAATATTACTTAAAGGAGAGATACAAAATGGATGTTAATAAAGCTACTAATGTAGGGAATGTTGTTCTTAATCGTTTTGGTTCAGTTGCTCAATTAACTTTGTCACGACCTACAGCGCTTAATGCTTTGACTTGGGAAATGTACCAAAAGTTGGAAGAATATCTAGAGATTCTTGCCGAAGATTCTTCCATTCGTGTTTTAATAATTCGGGGTGACGGGGAGAAGGCATTAGCGGCAGGTACGGATATTAACCAATTTAAAAACTTCACTGGTGAAGATGGGGTTGATTATGAACGGAAAATAGACCGCATCATTAATAAGTTGGAAAGATTCCCAAAACCAACAATAGCAGCAGTTCATGGATATGCAGTTGGAGGTGGTATGATTATGGCAACAGCATGTGATTTACGCTATGCAACTTCAAAGGCACGTTTTGGTGCACCAATGGCCCGAACACTTGGGAATTGTTTAAGCTTAGATAATTATCAAAGATTGGTTAGGGAATTAGGGGCTATGAAAACCAAGGAATTACTCTATACTGCTCGCATTATTTCTGCAAAGGAAGCATTTTCAAACAATTTTATAACAGATATTTTTGAAGAACAGATATTTTTTGATAAAGTATTTGAAATTGCTACTAAAATAAGTGGAAATGCCCCATCTACCGTGGATGCAACAAAAGAAGCATTTAACAGATTAAACAAAAATAACAGTTTAACAAATTCTGCGCAAGAATTTAATGATATTATCTCGAAAGTGTATGGTAGTAAAAATTTTGCTGAAGGGGTTGCTGCACATATGGAGAAGCGTTCTCCAGTATGGCAAGAAAAGTAAAAGGGGAAGAAATAGTTTTGTATTGTTATAAAGATCAACTCAAATTTTAGCTAATAACCCCTTTGCAGAAAGGTCATTTAAGAATATTTGTTTTAAGATGGAATAACAATTAGCATATTATCAAAATAAATAAAATCGCCAAAACAATGTTGCAAGAATATTTTATACTCATATAAAGATTGAGAAAAGGTCGACTATCGACTATTTTTATCTATAGATTAGAATGGAGGGATATTACTTTATAGTATTTTTGGTAAGCGCTGCCATATTGGTTTTAGTGGAATAACTATTAAGCAATTTTTAAGTAGATATTCATTTTATGGAAGGGAATGGTAAACGTGTTTGAAAAACTATTTTCCAGATTAGAGGAACTATATCCCGAGTTAGTAGATTTTAGAAGGGACCTTCATATGTATCCGGAATTGTCACATAAAGAAATTAATACTCCGAAAAAGATTGCAGATTTTTTAAGCAATTTAGGGCTAGAAGTTAGAACTGAAGTTGGAGGTCGAGGCGTAGTTGGAATATTAAAAGGTGGCAAGCCTGGAAAAACAATCGCTTTACGTGCAGACTTTGATGCACTTCCAATTCAGGATCAAAAAGAGGTGGAATATAAATCTCGTATACCAGGTGTAATGCACGCATGTGGCCATGACCTACATACTGCTGGGTTGCTCGGTGTTGCAAAGGTTTTAAGTGAGAATCGTGAAGAATTAGAAGGAAGTGTTGTTTTTGTTCATCAATTTGCCGAAGAAGTAATTCCTGGCGGAGCTAAGTTCATGGTTGAGGATGGTTGCCTAGATGGTGTTGATGTTGTCTATGGTGCCCATGTTAGCTCAACTGACCCACTAGGCGTTGTTGGAGTCAGGGAAGGTAATGCAATGGCTAATGGAGATATGTTTGAAATAGAAATTACAGGAAAAGGAGGACATGCTGCTTCACCACATTTAGCAGTGGATCCTTTGGTCGTGGGAAGTCAATTACATTTAAACTTACAGCAAATTGTAAGTCGTCAAGTAAACCCTGTTAAACCTGCAGTTGTTACCGTAACCTCCATAAACGGTGGGGAGGGTTTTAACGTAATACCTGATAAAGTAAAACTTACTGGAACAGTAAGAACCTTTGATGAAGACGTACGTGACTGGATAGAAAGTTCTATTGGACAAATCGCTAATACAACTTGCAGTGGAATGGGGGCTTCCGTCAAATATAACTATGTCCGGGGTTATCCGGCAGTAAAAAACAATCCTAGGGAGACTGCTCGAGTTGAAAAAATTGCCAAAAGACTTTTTGGTGAAGAAAAAGTTCAGCAAATTCCGACACAAATGGGTATGGAGGACTTCGCTTATTATTTAAAGGAACTACCGGGTACATTTTTCTGGGTCGGGGGAGCTATGGAGAATAAGGAAGAGGTCTATCCACATCATCATCCGCGTTTTAATGTACAAGAAAAAGCAATTTTATATATCGGGAAATTATTTATCGCCACTGTTTTTGATTATTTATCAAAGGAAAAGAAAGAAGATTTATCAGAAGTAAATAGTTAGGTAGTGATAACCTACCTAACTATATCTGACTAAATCTACTGGAAATGAATTTTTAACCAGTATTAGTTTTTACCTATAAACACAAATAATAATTGAATTAGGAATAGAGGGGAGCGAAGTCGATTGCCAAAAGAAGTGAAAGAAATAGCCGGTTCTGTTTCACTTTGGATAATAGCATTTGCTGTTATATCCATTGTTATTTTTCAATGTATTATTTTTATGCGGATAGCTAAAAAAACTGCACCAGAAGTAGGTATGACCTCCATAGAGGTAAAAAAGGCAATTAAGACTGGGTTTATTAGTTCATTGGGTCCATCCTTTGGGATTGCGATTGTAATTATTTCACTAATTAAGTTGCTTGGCTCTCCAATAACCATGATGAGAATTGGTATCATTGGTTCTGCATCAACTGAAGCGGGAGCAGCTGAAGTGGGAGCCAAGGCATTTGGTGTTAGTTTAGGTAGTGATGCATTTATTGCAGAAGCTTTTACAACCGTGGTTTGGACAATGTGTGTAGGAGGTATGGGGTGGCTATTTTTTGCCTTCTTTTTCACAAAGTCCCTTGGAACCGTGCAGACAAAGTTAGCAAATAAAAACCCAAAAGCAATGGCCATAGTTTCTTCAGCAGCCATGATGGGTGCCTTCGGATATTTGGCAATTGAGAAAATGGTTATTAGTCTTAGTTACGCTGTTTCAGGTTTAGCGGGACTAATAATGATGTTCATCCTTTTGGGAATAGCTAAAAAAACTAATAAAGCATGGATAAAAGAATGGGCTTTGGGGATTGCAATGGTGGTTGGTATGGCCTGTGGGTACTGTGTTTCCTTTGTATGAATATGAATTGAGATAATTCATATTCAGTTATATAAACCTATTCTATAAATATTGGTTATCTGTAATTTTAGTCAAAATTTTGCCTTGACATGGGAGGAAAAAATAATGAATGTCAGTCCAGAAAAGATTAGTACAAAGAGAGTAGGTATAAAACATACAGATAGCATGAGTATATTTCATAATAAAGCACACTTTTGGGGACGTTTAACATTAATGGCAACTATTTTAGCCTCTTTATCGGCTCCGGTATATTTATCCTTCGTTATGGGTTTTCATCCAGGGTGGGGGCCAATAATTGCTGGAGTTATTGGCTATGCAGGATTTATTGGAGTGATGTGGGTTATAGAGCCGATTACGTATTATCCGATTTTGGGAATAGCAGGAACGTATTTGGCTTTCTTATCTGGAAATATTTCTAATCTTTGCCTTCCATGTTCTGCTGCTGCCCAAGAAGCGATAGGAGCTGAAATGGGATCCCGAAAGGCCGAAATTGCTGGAGTATTCGGAATCGCAATTGCTTGTTTAGTAAATACATTAGTTATTGTTTTCGTAATTTTAGGCGGATCGTATATTATTGAAATGTTACCACCAGTAGTTGAAGAGGCGTTTGATTTTGTTTTACCAGCAATTTTTGGTGCCGTCCTTGGTCAATTTGCTTTTAAAACACCTTTATACGGGGTAATTGGTCTTTTGATAGGGTTAGCTGTACTATTATCTCCGGTTTTTGGGCTTATCAAAATTGCTGTTTCAGTGGCAATTACTATAACCCTTATCCTTTATATCGAAAAGATGAAAGAAAAACGGGAAAATGCATAGATTAGGTAAAGATTTTTTAGTATTGGAATTTGGTTGAATTATAATGAATACTGAGTAGGTTTTTTTCTGTATCTCATAGAATATATGAAATACATGGACGTTAAGTGGATGAGAATTATCGGCCAAAATACAAACAGTTTGCAGATCTTTATAAACCTGAATTATTCATACTTCTAACCAAAAAGATAAATGAAGCTTAGCCCTGGGTTATTTTCGTAAAATAAGATGGAACCTTTCCAGAAATGGTTTGCTTAAACTAGAGATCCTTGAAAATCTCTAGTTTTTGGACATACGACTCCCTTGGTCTTACGATGGTTTTTTAAATGTGCTTAGAGAACAGCGGTATGGCCTCACTCTAATTGTAATCTTTGAATTCGCTGTAATACTTTCCAGAAAAACGATTGATACACAAAGCTGGAGGCTAATTTAAAGTAAAGAGATCGTCCTGACTTTACCAATTTACTGGCGACTTTAATGATTCTAGTTCGTATCGTTTGGATCCGCATGTTTTTCTGTTCTTCAGGAAAACAAAGCGTACGCATCCAATTCGTAAGGTTATAAGCTAACAAACTAAGCATCATTCTAACCTCATTGCATTCAAATTTATGGCTGCTCATGCGATCCAGGTTAAACCCATTTTTGGATTCCTTGATATAATTCTCCATCGTTCCTCTTTTCTGGTAGGAATGAACAATATCTTTAGGAGAGAAGACATCAGTCAGGTTCGTTACAAAGAAAGCGTGCGTGAAAAACAATTCACCGGCCGGACGAACGGATTGGATGATCACTTTTCTTGGCTTGGACCATGATTTTGCCTGATACTCGGCTTCTTCATAATAGATTTCCGATTTTGTCACATCGGTTGGAACAGTGGAAGGGTGCAGCTCATCGGCAAGTCGCTGCAAATTAGGATTGGATTTCAAACGAATCACATAATAAACCGATTCATCCTCGCACAGTTCATATAGGCCCGGGACGGCGAAGCCACTGTCACCGCGCAGAAACGGGATGGTTTCAGGAAACTGCTCATTGTAATGGTTGATAACAGGCTCGATAAAATCCACCACGCCATTGGAAGTATAGACATTGCCTGGGCGTAGTTTTGCTTTCAAAAAATCGCCGGTGATACCGTCAAAAGCAACTAAAGGATGAAATCCAATGGTTCCATAATGCGTATTGAATGTTGCATCCTCCTGATCGCCATATGTATCTGCATGAGTGGAATCCAAATCCAGAATAATCGACTTGGCATTTCTATATTGATGCACCTTGTCTAAAAGTTCCTGGTTTGCCTGGTTTAATTGTTCCATCGATTCATCAT is a window of Lentibacillus daqui DNA encoding:
- a CDS encoding IS1380 family transposase — protein: MATLPQIPLDFNRQIKLSNDGGALSSDTGELLFREFDEKIGFFSTLTKHLKLKDDRRYYVHSNEQLLRQKMYQIIAGYAEDDAADQLTNDPVFTQVVGTDALASQPSLSRLFPRFDDESMEQLNQANQELLDKVHQYRNAKSIILDLDSTHADTYGDQEDATFNTHYGTIGFHPLVAFDGITGDFLKAKLRPGNVYTSNGVVDFIEPVINHYNEQFPETIPFLRGDSGFAVPGLYELCEDESVYYVIRLKSNPNLQRLADELHPSTVPTDVTKSEIYYEEAEYQAKSWSKPRKVIIQSVRPAGELFFTHAFFVTNLTDVFSPKDIVHSYQKRGTMENYIKESKNGFNLDRMSSHKFECNEVRMMLSLLAYNLTNWMRTLCFPEEQKNMRIQTIRTRIIKVASKLVKSGRSLYFKLASSFVYQSFFWKVLQRIQRLQLE
- a CDS encoding glycerate kinase, with protein sequence MSPLNTTTYGTVHLIIQVFDDGVSKFIIGLGDQRQIGGILRPLEPR
- a CDS encoding DUF5058 family protein, with translation MPKEVKEIAGSVSLWIIAFAVISIVIFQCIIFMRIAKKTAPEVGMTSIEVKKAIKTGFISSLGPSFGIAIVIISLIKLLGSPITMMRIGIIGSASTEAGAAEVGAKAFGVSLGSDAFIAEAFTTVVWTMCVGGMGWLFFAFFFTKSLGTVQTKLANKNPKAMAIVSSAAMMGAFGYLAIEKMVISLSYAVSGLAGLIMMFILLGIAKKTNKAWIKEWALGIAMVVGMACGYCVSFV
- a CDS encoding GntP family permease — protein: MSTIYVLLVLFIVIIAMIFFISVVKLHPVISILLAAIALGIGLKIPWGELEGVINSGFASTIEDIAIVIVLGSLLGKILEETGAAYKLTNSTVNMVGEKRVIWAIGISSLILGIPIFADTVVILLIPVVSILAQKTGRSMMSYGGALYIGALVTSSLVPPTPGPIAAAALLGTQLSEAILWGTIVAVPSVLVAVAYCNILKEKVLPKKEYLSANNYSEEKLPKLTSSLAPIFLPLILIVGNNVINTLNPETTFANFFSFIGSPLAALLSGCILSLILTGKKWKSKEVLNDWVESSLSTAAMPIVVTGMGGALAEFIKESGVAENIGEIVGNANFPGILIPIIIAALIHVITGSNTLGVMTAAALVEPMLGGFGISSLAAFLGCGTGALMFKHTNSSGFWVTVTLSNMNVKQGIKSVSVGSTIAGGVGAVITIVLHYTGVI
- a CDS encoding small-conductance mechanosensitive channel translates to MVICNFSQNFALTWEEKIMNVSPEKISTKRVGIKHTDSMSIFHNKAHFWGRLTLMATILASLSAPVYLSFVMGFHPGWGPIIAGVIGYAGFIGVMWVIEPITYYPILGIAGTYLAFLSGNISNLCLPCSAAAQEAIGAEMGSRKAEIAGVFGIAIACLVNTLVIVFVILGGSYIIEMLPPVVEEAFDFVLPAIFGAVLGQFAFKTPLYGVIGLLIGLAVLLSPVFGLIKIAVSVAITITLILYIEKMKEKRENA
- a CDS encoding enoyl-CoA hydratase, translating into MDVNKATNVGNVVLNRFGSVAQLTLSRPTALNALTWEMYQKLEEYLEILAEDSSIRVLIIRGDGEKALAAGTDINQFKNFTGEDGVDYERKIDRIINKLERFPKPTIAAVHGYAVGGGMIMATACDLRYATSKARFGAPMARTLGNCLSLDNYQRLVRELGAMKTKELLYTARIISAKEAFSNNFITDIFEEQIFFDKVFEIATKISGNAPSTVDATKEAFNRLNKNNSLTNSAQEFNDIISKVYGSKNFAEGVAAHMEKRSPVWQEK
- a CDS encoding CaiB/BaiF CoA transferase family protein — its product is MEPIKGLKVLDLSQIMAGPYCTMVLSDLGAEVTKIEKINGGDDSRQMGPYVEGESTCFFQINRNKKSLALNLKSQEGKEVFYKLAKKADVIVENFRPGVTKSLMIDYQTIKELNSGIIYCSISGYGQTGPYSHKGGFDLVAQGMTGLMDMTGVKGGRPMKAGIAVYDIGAGITASYAILAAYVHKMKTGKGQLVDVSLAEVGLPWFAWEAASYFSKGTIPEPTGWRHRVSAPYQAVQTKDGYMILGCANQRTWEKFARDVAGKEEWIDDPRYKTNLLRHEHVEELERDIETVLMTEEKAYWLEACDKAGVPAGPINNFAEAVEDPHYRARDMIQEVEHPIMGRMKTIGIPTKFSETPGTINTASPLHGEHTVEILKKLGYGDDEIMEMEDKGLIKLQDGTLLRK
- a CDS encoding M20 metallopeptidase family protein, encoding MFEKLFSRLEELYPELVDFRRDLHMYPELSHKEINTPKKIADFLSNLGLEVRTEVGGRGVVGILKGGKPGKTIALRADFDALPIQDQKEVEYKSRIPGVMHACGHDLHTAGLLGVAKVLSENREELEGSVVFVHQFAEEVIPGGAKFMVEDGCLDGVDVVYGAHVSSTDPLGVVGVREGNAMANGDMFEIEITGKGGHAASPHLAVDPLVVGSQLHLNLQQIVSRQVNPVKPAVVTVTSINGGEGFNVIPDKVKLTGTVRTFDEDVRDWIESSIGQIANTTCSGMGASVKYNYVRGYPAVKNNPRETARVEKIAKRLFGEEKVQQIPTQMGMEDFAYYLKELPGTFFWVGGAMENKEEVYPHHHPRFNVQEKAILYIGKLFIATVFDYLSKEKKEDLSEVNS
- a CDS encoding GntR family transcriptional regulator; translated protein: MEGLTVSQPLYQQVYEGIKRSILKGDFQPGEKVVAAKLAEKYKISRTPLREALRQLEIEGLLVQGRLGLHVVKLDSEDFQELYECRLILETEIIKMAVDKITDKQLGEMNDLLNKADQVLEKRGYLQLLELNTIFHEKIFEASPNKRIVNLVQQVRTFLLIYRANILRDYQRNYDINWEHRKIYEALVERNRSKAVKTIEMHIKNDLIRGLGIIIE